A stretch of DNA from Roseovarius sp. M141:
ACGCCCGGCCGCCCTATCAGCGCAATGACTACATCGGGTGGATCACCAAGGTGAAGGCGCCCGAAACGCGGGCTGCGCACATCCAACAGATGCTCGACGAGTTAAAGCACGGCGACGTCTACATGAAGATGGATTGGAACGGAAAGCAGGAGGAATGACGATGGCCAACCGCGACGGAACCCCGATCTGGTATGAGCTGATGACCGATGCGCCCGATGCGGCGCAGGATTTCTATGGCAAAGTGATGGGCTGGAGCTTTCAGAAGCCGCCGGGTGGACTGGAGCGCGACTATCGCATCTTTGCCGCCAGTGACGGCCAAGACGTGGGCGGCATGATGCGCACACCAGAGCATGCAGAGGGAAGACCTGCGACCTGGGATGCCTATTTCGGCGTGGCGGACGTGGATACCATGGCCGCGAAGGTGGAGAAACTTGGCGGACGCATTCACATGGAACCGCAGGATATCCCCGGCGTCGGTCGCTTTGCCTTCGTCGCTGACCCGCAGGGCGCAACGTTCTACCTGATGCGCGGCGACAGCGATGGTCAAAGTACCGCATTCGATCAGATGAAGGCAGGACATTGCAGCTGGAATGAGCTGGTCACGTCCGACCAGACGGCGGCGCTGGGCTTCTACGGCAAACTTTTTGGCTGGAAGAAGACAGGGGCAATGCCGATGGGGCCGAACGGCGACTACACCTTTTTCGGCCAGAGCGACACCGACATGATCGGCGCGATGATGAACGCGCAGGAGGCGGGGAGGGACCCGTTCTGGAACTTTGCGTTCACCGTGACCGACATCGATGTCGCCAAGGCCGCGGTCGAGGATGGCGGCGGCACCGTCACCCACGGGCCGATCGACCTGCCAGGCGATGAGGGCGATTGGCTGATTCAGGCCGATGACCCGCAGGGCGCAAAGGTGATGTTCACCGGCAAGCGCAAGCAGGGGGCAGTATGATGGACAAGATCAGCACATTTCTCTGGTTCGACGGTAACGCCGAAGAAGCGGCAGAGTTCTACACCGGCCTGTTTCCAGATAGCAGTATTGAAGAGGCGACCCGCACCACGATGGATTATCCCGGTGGCAAGGTAGGTGACGTGATCACCGTCAGCTTCACGCTGTCGGGTCGCAGCTTTGTCGCCATGAATGGCGGCCCGGACCATCCGTTCACCGATGCGATCTCGCTTTCCATCGACTGCGCCGATCAGGCCGAGGTGGACCGCTATTGGGATGCGCTGTCAGACGGCGGCGAACCTATCATATGCGGCTGGATCAAAGACCGCTTTGGCCTGCACTGGCAGGTCACCCCGCGCATTCTGCCGCAGCTGTTGGCTGATCCGGATCGTGCCAAGGCGAAACGCGTCATGAACGCGATGACGCAAATGGTGAAGATAGACGTGGCCGAAATTAAGGCGGCGGCGGACGGAAAAGCGTGAAGATTCAACCGAGTTGGCAAAGGACTGCCTTGGGTGAAAACCGGGGAATAGACGCGTAAACAAGGAGGCATCGCAATGAAAGACAGCCAGCTTACCGTCACCGCCTACGACTGGGTGCCCGGCTTTGCTCAGGGCCACGTCCGCGATCTGCGGGTTCGATGGGCGCTGGAGGAGGCGGGATTTCCTTACGACGTCGAGGTTATGGCGCAAGGCACGCAGAAGAAGCCCGCACATCTGAAGCGGCAGCCCTTCGGACAAATCCCCACGCTCGAGATTGACGGCCAAACCATGTTTGAAAGCGGTGCGATTCTCTGGCGTATCGCCGAGGCAAGTGCCGCCCTGTTGCCCGACGATGCCGCCGCGCGTGACCGCGTGCTATCGTGGGTATTCTGCGCACTCAATACGCTGGAGCCACCCGTCGGTATGCTCGCGACGCTGGAGCTGTTTGTCAGTGACAAGGACGCCGCCGCGCGCCTGCGCCCGGAAATCGCGGCTGCCGTGACCGGCGTGCTCGAACGCCTCGTCGTGGCATTGGGGGATAAGCCGCATATTGTTGGCCATTTCACGGTCGCCGATATCGTGCTGACGACGGTGCTTCGTGACGTGCCGGACGACCTGTTGGCCGACCTTCCGTCACTCCGCGCTTATGTTGATCGGCACACGGCACGGCCGGCGTTTCAGACAGCCCTTGCCGGGCAGATGACACTCTTCGCGGAGAATGCCGCGAAATATGAAAGGGCAGGCTGACAACGATGAGGAACACGCGCAAACAAGGAGATCGAGTATGAACGTCAGAGATATCTTCCTCAGTATCAACGCCCGCGACTTTGACTCCCAAACAGCATGGTGGACGACCTTCATTGGGCGGGAACCGGACAGAAGACCAATGCCAAGCTGCCAGGAATGGGATCTGGCACCGTCTGTCCTGTTTCAGGTGCTGGAGTCGCCGGACAACGGTCCCACGGACGTGTCCCTGCGCATCGACAACTTGAACGCTGAGATCGCGCGGTTGCGCAAAACCGGCGTCGACGTGCCGGACCCGGAGAAGGTCGACGGCTTCGACACTCTACGCTGGTCCGCTTTCACCGACCCTGAGGGAAACAAGGTGAACCTGCTGGAAGGTACATGAGGGCGTTTGCCGAAGAAGTCTCACGTTCCTTATATGCAACATCACAGTAGTACGGCTGATCATGGCGCGCCTTGCTCAGCCGTATCGGCGGCAGCGGGCGACGGTCAGATTTGGTCACACTGCCGCTGACCGAAAAAACTGTCGCGAGCCAGCCTCCGCAACTAAGGTTACAAACCACTACTTACAGCGGTAAATCAATCATGATACCCCTGCGCGACAATCCGGGAATGGGGGTGTAGATCATGTCGGACGATCACGAAATTGACGGTCGGCTCTCGGACGGTGGCGTGGTTGATGTCGGTCGGGTCATCGGCAGTTTGCTGGCGGGCTGGGTCACCATTGTCTGTGCAGCGCTTCTTGTCAGCGGGATCGCCGTGCTTACAACTCTCACGCTTCCTGATCAATTCAGTGCGGTGGCGCGGATCATCATTGAGCCCGAGCAGAGAAAGCTAACTGGTTTCTCAGCGTCCGAAGCCATCAAGCCAGTTAGCGAGGCGATGATCGAAAGCAACGCGGAGATCATCAAATCAAACCGCGTCTTGGAGCAGGTCGTTACCGAACTTTCGCTGCAGGAGAACGATCTTTTTCTTGGCACGTCGGGCGCCCCTTCGGATGGTGCCGATGTGAGCGGGATTGATGACATGCCCAGCAGGTTAGCGCTCAAGAAACTGAGCGAGGTCCTGCTGATCAGGCCTGTGGGCAATTCCATGATATTGTCCATCCGGGCGACCACAGAAGAGCCGGTGTTGTCCGCTGAAATCGCAAATACAGTTGCCGAGAAATTCATTCTCGCCGAGCAGAAAATCAAAGTGGACCAAGCCCAAGCAGCCAACTTGTGGCTGATGGAGCGACTTACCGATCTTCAGTTGCGTGTCAGTGAGTCGTCTAGAAAGCTGGAGACATTCCGCACCCAAACTGGCGATATGACCGAACGCCAGGTAACGGAAACAGCAAGGCTTCTTTTCTCACTCGAGCGCGAACTGGAACTTAGGCAGGCACAGGCAGATCGTTCGACCCGTGAGAGCCTGGAGACACGTATTAAGAACACTAAGGCGGAACTTATTGATCTAACATCAAGAATCGTGACCTTGAATGAGTTGGAACGTCAGGCAAAGGCCGACAGTGTGCTTTATGAAAGGCTTCTGGAGCGCGCCAGAGAGATGCAGGAATTGGAAACCTTTCAATTGTCTAGCGTTCGCATCGTAGCGGATGCTCTGCCCCCGCTTGAAAAGAGTGCGCCCGCAAGAAAGCTGATTGTCGTGCTTTGCTTTGTGTTGGGAGGCGCGATTGGTGCCGGGATCGTAATCCTACGTGACCCAAAATAGATCGAAAGCGATGCAGATCCGTAATGGCCAGTAATTCAGCGCAAAACATCCGTCGTATCAGGACCTACAGCCGTAGGTTTCTGGCGATGACCGGCGGACCGCTGGCGCATCGCTGCTTTTTTATGCACGTTCCAAAATGTGGCGGCACCAGTGTTGCAGAAGCGCTATACGCGACTGTCCCCATGAGCGAACGCATCGGCGTAATCGATGCCAATGCAACACGTCGCGCAACGGCAATAATAGAGGCGGGCAAAAACGAAAAGCTGCTCTACCACGATGATCTGGCCACCGGAGCGTCGGTGTTCGAGCTTCGCGAGAAACAGCTTCTTATGCACATGGCCTGGGACACGCAGTTGATCCACGGTCATGTCTTGTTCAGCGACATTGCCGATCATCATTTCGGTTCGACCTACAAATACGTCACCCTCCTCCGTGATCCGGTGTCGAGGCTTGTGTCAAACTACAATGGTTCCGTGGCGCATGGTCTGACGACTGTTCCGTTCAAGGAATATCTGGAAAGCGACATCGCGCGATACCATGCGCTGACAGTGCTGAGATATTTTTCCGGGCAACACCTCATCCTACCGGGATCCGAGGGCGAGGCTGTCGAAGTTGCGCTTGAAGTAGCCAAAAAGTTCGCTGTGATCGGGTATTTGGATGATCTGGGCAAGTTCTGCGACGATTTTGGAGCCGTTTTCGGGCGAAAACCGCGGATCTTTCACTACAACAAGCGCAGCAAGGGCGCTTATCGCCCTGATGAGGCAGAACTGGCACGCTGCCGCCGGCTTTTGGAGCCTGAAATTCGTTTCTGGGATACGCTCAGATCGCGCGACTGACAGGCCCTCGGTCACGTCGCCCAAGCGCTTCCCGGATGAACCCGGCGGCCCAGCCGAGATGGATGATCGCCAACGCAGGGCCGGACCACAAACCGCAAACCTCTTTGTGTTTCGCCCCCATCCAGATGCTGGCGAAAACAAGAAGCGAACCATAGGCGACCGGCCAAACCAAAAAGACCGGGTTCAACAGGCCAAGCGGGATCGTCAGGCAGAGCAGGATCAGGTTGATAACCGGAAGCATTTGTCGCGGTCGCGGCAGAATCCGGTGCTTGAGTACCGTCCGTGCGCGTCCACGTCCATAACGAAAATATTGCCGCAATAGCGCCGTGGGAGAGGAGCGCATGAAATATTTCATGCGAATATCGGCGGCCAGCCAAATCTTTCCGCCGGTTTGCACCAGCCGATGATCGTACTCAGCGTCCTCGTTGACGGCGAAGGTGGGATCGTAGCCGCCAACCTTGCGAAACCAGTCTATTCGCATGCCCGCATGGTGACCGTGATCGACATATCGCGACGTGATGCCCCCCCGATGCGCCGAGCCGCCAGACCCCAATTTTGTGTCCACGATCCAGGCGGCGCCTTTAGCAAAGCAGGTGTCGAACACCGCATCCATGACAGTTGTGACTGACGCCACGTCTTTGGCACGAAGCGCCTCGACCACTTTGGCGACATAGTTGGCGGGGTAAACCGAATGTGCATCGCACCTCACAAGATATTTGTGGTGTTGCAAGGCGTGCTTTTCGATCGCCAGATTGACCGCCGCTGACTGCAACCTGTCTGGATTGTGTAGAAGGGTCACGTTGTCAAAATCCCGTGCGACCCCTTGGACGATGGCGCAGGTCCGGTCCGTGCTGCCGCCGTCCGCGACGATCAGCATGGCATGGCGCATGGTCGGATCATTGCCCAGTAATGACCGAATACAGCGCTCAATATGCCGCTCTTCGTTCAGAGTGGGGACAACGATTAACACATCGCTGTTTTCATGCCCCATCAAAAGCACCTTCGGTAGTGCCAACCGCCAAAAACATTCATCCCGATCGCCTTACCCATAGCTTTCCCGCTCGGCGATGTTGAGACATCCGGCGACGACGCCCGAATGGAACACCCCCCGAAGATACCAGTATCGCCATTTTGTGGGATTCCAAAAAAACAGGACCGTCGCAAGAAAGGAAAATGCGGCCTTCAACAGGGCCCGTAATGCCAGCCCAAGGCGTTCTCCCGACCCGTCAACCGAGACAACATAGGTCTGCCCGACACGAAAACGACGGCGCGCCAGCCAGCGAAAGCTTTGGCGTTCTGGTGTGACTGGTTCGCGAACGATGGCGTCCGGTGCAATCTCGAACCGCGCGCCGAGCCGTCCAAGCCGATAGAAGAACTCGGTATCCTCGCCGCCCGTTTTACCACGCGCGACGTCAAATCGTTCGCCCTGCCATGGCGCACCCTGCCAGCGCAACAGCACATTCCCTGCGCCCCCTGTCTTTACAGTGTCTTTGTTGCGTTGCGGTCCGGGGGCGTGCAACTGCAACTCGCGCATCCATTGAGGCGCATCGGGCGCGAAGATTGATTTGGTGACGCCGAATATCCCGTCTACCCCGGTGTCCCTTTGGCGATTGACGAGTTCGTTCAGCCAATCATTATCGGCAATTTCGTCGTCGTCGATAAACGCGATCCAAGGGCTGTCGGCCGCATCCAGACATGCATTTCGCGCGATAGAGATATTGCTGCCGGGGGCATGGATGAATCGTATCGGGCGCCGCAAATGATCCGGCAGATCCTGTATGTGGGGCGCCGCCGTCGGCTCGTCATCGTTGTCGACGACTGTAATCCGCACCTCAAAGCCGTCTGGCACGTCTGCGTCAAGGACGCTTTGGATCGTGGCGCGTAACTGGCGTCTGCGAAATGTGCAAATCAGGACATCGATACGTTCCATGCGGCTTAGCGTCCTTCTTACCTTGCACTCAGCTGACTCTGAAGGTCCATTGATATTTCTCTCGTTCGACGGTTGCAAACACGAAGGCGAGCGTTGCGGCGATGTGAAAGAACTCGTGTTCGGCAAACAGAACGTTGTCGACAAAGCTCAGCAACAATGCCGAAACGATGATTGCCAACCAAAACGCTGACTGGACGCTGCAACTTTCTATGAACCAACGCCCGGCCTTCAGCATGGTCCAGTAATAGACAAACACCAGCAGGATGACGCTGATCAGCCCCGTTGTCGCGAATGCCTCGATATAGGCGTTGTGAAATCCTTTCAGCCGCGGGTCCACAGTCGCATGAAGAAAGCCCCATTCCACTGCAAAGGCGGGATTTTCCCAGAAGGCGGCATAGCCGACGCCCAGCACCGGGTGATCTTTTGCAACCTGAATCCCCAGATCCCAGATATCCGTTCTGCCGGTCAAGGTTGTGCTCTTGCCGACCAGATCAAGACCGAAGGCAACAATGTCGAATTCGCCAACCCACAAGATGAGCAACCAAGTGCCGCAAAGAGCAACCAAAAGTAACAACAAGGACAGCCGGGCCCCCGCCGTCCATCGGGCAAACACACCCTGAAAGATGATCAAGGAAGAACACGACAAAAGCACCATCGCCGAAATTGAATGCGTCATGGCCAAAAGCGGCATCACCGTCAACGCCAACAGAACCGCCAAAATCCTGTGCCCCCAGAGGGCGCCCTGCGCGCAGAGCGACAGAACGAACAGCGTCAGTGCGACGCCTGCGACAGTTTTTTGAACGAAAATACCGACAAATGCGCCGTTGCTTTCGAACGCTGGTTGCAACGGTGGCAAAACGAATGCCGCGACGGACAACGCGCATCCTAGCGTCGTGCCGAGGAAAAGGCACCAGATTGCCTGACGGGCGGTAATTGCCGTCGCGATCCGAATGGCCAGCAATGTGCTGAACGCGAATTGGAAGCCAGTTCGAAAAGTCGCCGCAGGGTTTGCCGACCATGCCATTGATATCAACGCGATCGCAGGCAGCAGCAGCAAAGGCCAGAACTTGAACCACAACGAGGCTGTTCTAAGGGGGGTAAATACGAACCATGAGAACCCAACCAGATATACCAGCGCCCAGGACGCGGGCATTGCCGGTCCAAATTTCACCATGCCACCCAGCGACAGAAAAACGACCAAAAACAACAACGGCGCTGCGATATAGGATTCCCGGACCAGCATCTTTCCCAGGGCCGGTCGGCGGGCTGTGCGCAGGGCTACCATACGGCCGGTCCAATACCCGTGAAACGTTTCATCGTTTCATGCGCGCGGCGCATAGGGTAGGGGCTCTTCATCTCCGCCGGGAAGCTCCCACTGGAACGGACCATCAAGTCAAGCCTGAGCGCGCGCATATTCGTCTGCTCTGAAGCCGAAATAACCCATCGCGACACCCGAACCACGGGCCATCAACGCCAAGCCGTCGGCCAATCCGCGCTTTCCCCGATAGAGCGCCGTAAACATCACCCCGACGCCGAGCAGTTCCATCGCAATGGCGCGCAGCATGCATTTGCCAAAGGCAACATACCGTGGTTCGCGCAGGATAAATGTGTTGGCCCGCGTCACCCCATAACGAAACTGCCGACGCAGCACCCAACGCCAGGTCAGTCGGCTGCCGGGTTGCCTCTCATAGACAACCGCCTGCGCGGCAAACGCCCCGCGCCCGCCTGCACGGACAAGGTCCTGGAAAAACACCGTGTCCGAACCACCTGCATACCGCAGCCGCGCATCAAAGCGAACGCCTGACGCGCGTCGAAACGCCAGATCAATGAGAACATTGTTTGTCCAGCTTTCGTGACGGGCAGCACCATCGGGAAATTTTTCCTGCCGAAAGAACGTCGTGTCGAGCCACCAGCGATTTTTGTCATCTGATACCGTCATGACGCACGGACCTTGAACGAAATGCGCGCCTGTCGTTTTTTGAATGCGAAGATGTTCATCCAGGATATTCGGGTCGACTGTTTCATCGTCGTCGACGAATAGCAGGAAATCCGAGTCGCCGCATTCGTCAAGCATACGATTGCGGGCCTGCGGTATCCCCGGGTTGGGTTCATGAACATATCTGCAGGGCCATGGCAGCGATGAGGATATCGCTTCGACGGTGCTCTGCGCGCTTGGCGTGACATCATTGTCAACGACGAGAATTTCTATCACCGACTGTGATGCATTCTTTAAATCCGCGAAGGACAAGAGCAGTTTACGCAGATCATCCTGTCTGCGAAAGGTGCAGGCGCCGATCGTGACACGAGTACCGGTTCCTGATTCTGGTGTGGTCACTTTGGTACCCCTCTCACAAGGTCGATCATTGTATCCGCAAAGGTGATGCCAAGACCACCACCCCTGCGGGCCAGATAGGCCAGCCCGGCTGACCAAAAGATCCAGCACATCGCGACAGCCCAAGCGGCCCCGCGCAATCCGAACGCGGCGCCAGAACTGCTGACCGCGATCATCATCACAAACAGCGCGGCAATCGCCGCATACATCAGTGCCCGCTGCTGCCCCGCCAGCGCAAGGTATTGCCCGGACGGGCCAAAAAATGCCAACGCCAGAGGTTCCAGCATAAGGATCATCAATATGTCGGCATACTCCCGGAACTGGTCGCCGAAGATACCCAGCAGGTCACTACCAAAAATGGCGAGCAGGCAAAAGCAACCAAGGCTTGGCCACATTTTCATGTGATTGGAGACATCGATCAGGCGCCGCAGGGCACTGCTATCATCGCGCACGATCAGGTCAGCCATTGTCGGCGCCACGCTCATGTTGATCGAAGCCACGCCAAATTTCGCGAAGTTGACCAATGCTGTTGCGATGCCCAGCACCGCAATATCTTCGGCGGACACTGTCCACGAGGAAAATATGAGCGTCAGATCGCGGGAGTATTGGACGAACAGCAGCGTCGGGGCCAGTGCCAGACCGTACCGGACCCACTTGGGCCATTCCGATACATCGCGGCCCTCGCCGACTAGCCCTTCCGCGATGCGACGGTTCCAAAGATACTGGATGCCGGCAGCCAGAACATTGCCAAACAGAAATACGAAGATGACCGTCAAGGCGGTCGGTTGGCCAACACCCCAAATATAAAACATCAGCGCCATCAGCAAGAACATCTGCCGAATAAAAGTGGCGGGCGCCAACGAGTGGATCACCTTGCCAAACGCCATTGCCTTTGCCGCGCCGACGCGCAATACGCCGGTTACGCACGCCGTGGCCAGCGCGATAAAGAGGGCGATATCAAATGGGCGTTCCAGGATTTCCGCCCTGAGCCATAGGAATATGGTAGCACAAATGCATATCGAGAGGCCGACGATGCCGACAAGCTGCCAACTGAATCGGAAAAAACCACGGGCGAAATCTGGCCGGTCGTCTTTGCGGTAGGTCGCGACAAATCTCACCGCCCCGGCTTCGATCCCCAACGACACAAAAATACCCGACAGGACAGCCGTCGACATCAGGACCATTCCGCGGCCCATCTCGGCGGTCTCCATATAGCGCGCCATCAACAGGCTGACCAGAAAGGCAGACAAGGCACCGCTGATGCGCAGACCAATCAAAGTCACTGGTGTCGCATATAGGCGAAGTAATTTTATCGTCTTTCCTCCGGGACGGGATGCGCGACCGAGCGGTAGCCTGCGACAGGCGTCTTATCTTGCGATCGATATGATGTCACCGGGCGCAACAAACGAATCCAGGTTGATGTCGGTGCCGACAACGAGCGTGTCGCCGTCGCGAAAAACCGAAATGTTCATCTGTAGGGCCCCTGGTTGCGTCGTCAGGCCAGACGCTGCCCCGGAAAGCAACAGGCTCGTTTGCAGGCCGGTCCGGGCAAGCAGAAGATCAGCGGCCGCAGTCGCAAGCTCTACCGCAATGTCGCGATCGAAATCATTCTCGATCTCCTTGATTTCCCGACGCAGGTTTTGCACGGCCTGTTCGACAGTCAATTTGTCGATGCGATTTTCAAGATTGTCAGCTCTGGAAATCTCAAGCAAACGCATCGCGTTTTCGAGGTCATTCCGCCGCACCATTCCTCGTTCTTCGAGGGTCGTCATACGTTCCACGGTCGCAGAATTCTCTTTCTGGACCTTCTCGCCCGCGGTGACCAGATCTGCATAAAGATCAAGCAGCACGTCCTTGTCCGCAATCTCATGAAGCATGGTCAGACGGCGCAATTCATACTTTTCCAACTCCGAGCGGGCGTAGCTTTTTTCCGCCGTCAGAAGTTCCTGAAACGCGTCTGGCGCGGTTATGCCTTGTTCAAGGCGGGGAAATGGCAGATCAGCATCTCGCATGGCGAGTGCTTCCAGACGCCACCGCTTTGCCTGCAGCACTGCAACATTAATCGCCCGGATCTGCGTTTCGCCATAATTCTGCGCGATCACCGCGCCACTTGCGTCAATTGTTCCTGCAATTCGAACCCCGCCAGAGCGGACAATCGCAGCGCGTACCGATAAGCCGTGCTGAAAATCGACCTGCCCGGGATTGCCGATCAACCCATCCAGGAAAATCGGACGAAACCGAGCAACTTCAACAAATGGCCGAAACCCGGCGAGATCCACTTGGCGGGTGATCTCATTACTACCGATAGTCGTATAGCTTACCGAGAGTAACCTGCGTGCAAGTTCGGTCTCGATCTGATCAGTCGTCAGCCCCTTTGATTGAACCGATCCGACAAGAGGGAGATCCACCGACCCGTCGCGCGTTACGACGGCTTCTGACTGCAATTCAGGAAGGCCGATAATCCGCATGCGCAGAGTGTCACCGGGCATGACGCGGTAATCGTTGGCATTTACTGATTCCGATACGCAAACCAGCATAGCCGCCAGCACAAGACGGCGCGCTGCAAGTGAACAGCCTTGCGATGCAAGAAAACTCCAAAAGCGACCAATTTTTTGGACGACCCTCAACATTGATACCCGCATTCACCCGGAAACCCATGCAAGACAGATTTTCCCAGACCGGATCCGACCGCAGCGTACTTTATTGTAAAAAATTGAACCACCGAAGATAGCATCCTCTATTCCATCGTTAAATAACTGATCGCTTCCGATACCGTTTTAATCGGGATCTCAAGGTCCGCAGTCATCTTGAGCAATTCCTCCATCATCTTCGGAGTTGCATCATACGGCCCCGGATCATCTGTTACCTTGTGGGTATAGAACAACAACCAGCCGCCATTTTTACGCACGTCCTCTATCCGGGCCTTGTACGTCGCATGGTTCCAATGCTTGGCGTATAAAGGGATAGAGCACAAAAGCGCCCGATCCAGCCTTTTCCGCATAATACATGGTTGAATGCCGCGACAGGTGTCAAATTGTTCCGAACAGAACGCCTTG
This window harbors:
- a CDS encoding polysaccharide biosynthesis/export family protein; amino-acid sequence: MLRVVQKIGRFWSFLASQGCSLAARRLVLAAMLVCVSESVNANDYRVMPGDTLRMRIIGLPELQSEAVVTRDGSVDLPLVGSVQSKGLTTDQIETELARRLLSVSYTTIGSNEITRQVDLAGFRPFVEVARFRPIFLDGLIGNPGQVDFQHGLSVRAAIVRSGGVRIAGTIDASGAVIAQNYGETQIRAINVAVLQAKRWRLEALAMRDADLPFPRLEQGITAPDAFQELLTAEKSYARSELEKYELRRLTMLHEIADKDVLLDLYADLVTAGEKVQKENSATVERMTTLEERGMVRRNDLENAMRLLEISRADNLENRIDKLTVEQAVQNLRREIKEIENDFDRDIAVELATAAADLLLARTGLQTSLLLSGAASGLTTQPGALQMNISVFRDGDTLVVGTDINLDSFVAPGDIISIAR